From the genome of Thauera chlorobenzoica:
CTCGATGACGGCGAAGTGATGCGTTTCGTCAACGACCACGACCCGCTGCCGCTGCTCGGCCAGATCCAGCAGCGCTATGGCAACCAGGTCGGGATCAGCTATGTTGCGCGCGAGCCGGGCAACATCGTCATCGACTTCACCATCCAGCTCGGCGCCCCGGCGACGGCAGGGGCGCCCGCCGCGGCCGCCGCGGCCGGAAGCTGCAGTGGCGGCACGAGCGGCCAGGGCTGCGGCTGCTCGGGCGGCTAAGCCTTCCCGTAGTTGCGGAACACTGCGCGCGCGTCGGCCTGCGCGCGCTCCAGCGTGCATATCGACGGATCATCGTCGTGCGCGCTGAAAAAGTCGTCCGCCTGGGCGGCCATCACCAGCTTGATGGCCGCCTTTTCGCTTTGCTCGTAGCGCTCGTAGATCAGCGTGGTGACTTCGTCCAGATATTGCTCGTAGGTCATGGGCATCGACGTTGCTCCTGCAGGTCCGGGTAGTTCGATCATCCGCGCAGCGTGACCAACTCTTCCGCGCTGGTGGGGTGAATGGCGACGGTGTTGTCGAAGTCGGCCTTGGTGGCGCCCATCTTGAGCGCTACGGCAAAGCCCTGCAGCATTTCGTCGGCGCCGTCGCCGATGACGTGGAGGCCGACGACGCGCTGCTCGGGGCCGGTGCAGACCAGCTTCATTGCCGTTTTCGGGCGATGTTCGGTGAGCGCGTGGGCCATCGCGGTAAAGCGGGTGGAGAACACCTCGACGCGGTCGAAGCGGCTGCGGGCTTGGTCCTCGGTCAGGCCCACGGTGCCGATCGGCGGGTGGCTGAAGACCACGGTCGGGATGTCGTCGTAGTCGAGGCGGCTGTCGGCCTGGCCACGGAACAGGCGGGCGGCGAGCTTGCGCCCGGCGGCGATCGCTACCGGCGTGAGCTCGGCGCGGCCGGTGATGTCGCCGATGGCGTAGATTCCCTCGACCGCGGTGTTCTGAAAATCATCGGTGGCGATCACGCCGCCGGCTTCGGCATGGACCCCGGCGGTCGCCAGGTTCAGGCCGTCGGTGTTGGCGCGGCGCCCGGTGGCCCAGATCAGGGCATCGACTTCCAGGGTGCTGCCATCGTCGCATTCGATCGTCAACGCACCGCCAGCCTCGCGGGAGAGTGCGCGCACCTTGGTGCCGAAGCGTAGCACGACCCCGTCTTCCTCCATTTGCGCCCGCAGTTCGGTGCGCACCATGGCGTCGAAATTGCGCAGCAGTTGAGGGCCGCGCACCAGCATGGTGACTTCGCTGCCGAGGCCGTTGAGCACGCCGGCCAGTTCCACCGCGATGTAGCCTGCACCCACCACCGCCACGCGCCGCGGCTGATGGCCGAGGGCGAAGAAACCATCGGAGTCGATGCCCAGTTCCGCGCCTGGAATATCGGGGATCACCGGCGTTCCGCCGGTGGCGATGACGATGTGCCGGGCGGTGAACCGCCGCCCGTCGACTTCGATGGCATGCGGTTCGACGAAGCGGGCGAAACCGTGCACCGTGTCGACCCCGGCCTTGTCCAGCATTCCGGCGTAGATGCCGTTGAGGCGGCTGATGTAGGCGTCGCGGCGCGCCTTCAGGCTGGCCCAGTCGACGGTGCTGGCGGCCGCACTGAAGCCGTAGCCGGGCGCATCGCGCATCGCCTGGGCGATACCCGATGCGTACCACATGAGTTTTTTCGGGACGCAGCCCACATTGACGCAGGTGCCGCCGAGGCGCGCGCCTTCGACCAGCAGCACCCGTGCGCCGTATTCGGCCGCACGGCGTGCCGTTGCCACGCCGCCACTGCCACCGCCGATGGCGATGTAGTCGTAATGCTTCATCATCCGCTCCGTTCTGGTTTGCGATTCGAGGCGGGCGCGCTGGCGGCGCGCCGTCGTCATGGGCATTTTCGCCCGTATCCGGGTTTCGGTGCGGGGCGATCGGGAGACACGGGAAAGAAGGGAAGAGAAACCGTTGTTTTTGAATAAAGAGATAACCTTATATTCTTTTGAGGTCTTTCAAGAGTGCGCTAGTGTGCCGCTCATCCTGATTTCACCCTGTACTGTCCGACCATGCCTCTTCCCGAAAGCGCTTCCGCACTGATCGTCGGACTTGTATTGGTCGGACTGTTCCTCAGCTTCGTGCGCGAATGGGTCAAGCCGGACGTCGCCGTGATCGGTGCGGTGGCGCTGCTGCTCGCCCTCGGCGTGCTGACACCGGCGAAGGTGCTGAGCGTGTTCGGCAACAGTGCGCCGATCACCATCGTCTGCCTGTTCATCATCAGCGGTGCGCTCGGTCGTACCGGCTGCGTGGATCGGCTCGGCGAATGGATCGGCAACCTCGCCGGACAGAGCGAGCGCCGTCTGCTGCTTGCGATGTTGCTGGTGGGCGTCGCAGTCTCGCCGTTCATCAACAACACGCCGGTGGTGATGGTCATGATTCCGGCGGTGATCGCCATCGCCGGACGCTTTGCTGTCGCCCCTTCGCGCCTTCTGATCCCGCTGTCCTATGCCACGATCCTCGGCGGGGTGGTCACCATGGTCGGCACCTCGACCAACATCCTGGTCGATGGGGTCGCCCGTGACATGGGGCTGGCGCCATTCACGATGTTCGAGATTTCCGCCCCGGCGATCGTCATGGCAGTGCTTGGCTGCGTGTTCATGTTCGTTTTCGCGCAGCGTCTGCTGCCGGTCAGGGAGACGCTCAGTCAGCAGTTCTCGGGCAGCGGTGAGCGCCTGTTCATGACCGAACTGTTCGTCCCGCAACACTCCCGTCTCGCCGGGCGGACACTGAAGGAGGCGCGCCTGTCGAACGGCGTGATCAAGGTGCTCAAGCTGTTCCGCGGCGACGATGAATTTTCCACGCCCTCCGCGGATACCCAGCTGCAGGTCGGCGATCGTCTCGTCGTTCATACCCGCAGCAGCGCGATGGTCGATCTGCGCAGCACCGATCTCGTCGGCCTGCGCCTGCAAGCGCCGCTGGCGGCCGATCCGCACGACCTGGAAACCCTGCGCCGGCGCGACGTGGTGATCGTCGAGGCGCTCGTGGGCCAGAGCTCGCGCTACGTGCAGCGGCCGATCCGCGACCTCGACCTGGCTGTGCGCTACGGCATCCACCTGATCGCGGTGCATCGCAAGAATGCGTCGATCGCGGAGGTCAGCGACGATTTCCAGCTGCAGTTCGGCGACGTACTGCTGGTCGAAGGCACGCCGGCACAGATCAAGCGCTTCTGCGACAACGGCGACCTGTTCGCCATCACCGAAGGCAAGCTCAGCGCCACCCGCAGCGCCAAGGCACCAATCGCACTCGCGACCATCGTCGGCGTGATGACGCTGGCGGCGTTGAACGTGATGCCGA
Proteins encoded in this window:
- a CDS encoding DUF2249 domain-containing protein: MSQNDVHPFDARGVAKRFRHAAIFGALESLDDGEVMRFVNDHDPLPLLGQIQQRYGNQVGISYVAREPGNIVIDFTIQLGAPATAGAPAAAAAAGSCSGGTSGQGCGCSGG
- the gorA gene encoding glutathione-disulfide reductase codes for the protein MKHYDYIAIGGGSGGVATARRAAEYGARVLLVEGARLGGTCVNVGCVPKKLMWYASGIAQAMRDAPGYGFSAAASTVDWASLKARRDAYISRLNGIYAGMLDKAGVDTVHGFARFVEPHAIEVDGRRFTARHIVIATGGTPVIPDIPGAELGIDSDGFFALGHQPRRVAVVGAGYIAVELAGVLNGLGSEVTMLVRGPQLLRNFDAMVRTELRAQMEEDGVVLRFGTKVRALSREAGGALTIECDDGSTLEVDALIWATGRRANTDGLNLATAGVHAEAGGVIATDDFQNTAVEGIYAIGDITGRAELTPVAIAAGRKLAARLFRGQADSRLDYDDIPTVVFSHPPIGTVGLTEDQARSRFDRVEVFSTRFTAMAHALTEHRPKTAMKLVCTGPEQRVVGLHVIGDGADEMLQGFAVALKMGATKADFDNTVAIHPTSAEELVTLRG
- a CDS encoding SLC13 family permease; the encoded protein is MPLPESASALIVGLVLVGLFLSFVREWVKPDVAVIGAVALLLALGVLTPAKVLSVFGNSAPITIVCLFIISGALGRTGCVDRLGEWIGNLAGQSERRLLLAMLLVGVAVSPFINNTPVVMVMIPAVIAIAGRFAVAPSRLLIPLSYATILGGVVTMVGTSTNILVDGVARDMGLAPFTMFEISAPAIVMAVLGCVFMFVFAQRLLPVRETLSQQFSGSGERLFMTELFVPQHSRLAGRTLKEARLSNGVIKVLKLFRGDDEFSTPSADTQLQVGDRLVVHTRSSAMVDLRSTDLVGLRLQAPLAADPHDLETLRRRDVVIVEALVGQSSRYVQRPIRDLDLAVRYGIHLIAVHRKNASIAEVSDDFQLQFGDVLLVEGTPAQIKRFCDNGDLFAITEGKLSATRSAKAPIALATIVGVMTLAALNVMPIEGLAIIGAAAVLVSGCIRADEAYKAIEWPVVVVIFGMLAVSIAMRDSGLATMLADGLVVAGEGLSPWLMLSMVILMTSIATEFISNNAVAVLLTPVVIGVAQQLGVDPRPFVVGVMFAASASFATPIGYQTNTLVYSAGNYRFSDFARLGVPLNLIVWATASVLIPLFWPLRPL